From a region of the Oryza sativa Japonica Group chromosome 6, ASM3414082v1 genome:
- the LOC107275792 gene encoding photosystem II stability/assembly factor HCF136, chloroplastic — protein sequence MATTASLHLHLHLLLSSSRRRCRLLVPRAHTDSISTGRRRFIADTATASAAAAVGPLVLPRTPLARADQPPSLSEWERVLLPIDPGVVLLDIAFVPDDPSHGFLLGTRQTILETKNGGNTWFPRSIPSAEDEDFNYRFNSVSFMGKEGWIIGKPAILLHTSDAGDSWERIPLSAQLPGNMVYIKATGEQSAEMVTDEGAIYVTSNRGYNWKAAVQETVSATLNRTVSSGISGASYYTGTFNTVNRSPDGRYVAVSSRGNFYLTWEPGQPFWQPHNRAVARRIQNMGWRADGGLWLLVRGGGLFLSKGSGITEDFEEASVQSRGFGILDVGYRSKDEAWAAGGSGVLLKTTNGGKTWVRDKAADNIAANLYSVKFLGDNKGYVLGNDGVLLRYVG from the exons atggccaccaccgcctccctccacctccacctccacctcctcctctcctcctcccgccgccgctgccgcctcctcgtccCCCGTGCCCACACCGATTCCATCTCCACCGGCCGACGCCGCTTCATTGCcgacaccgccaccgcctccgctgccgctgccgtggGTCCCCTCGTCCTACCCCGGACCCCGCTTGCGCGTGCCGACCAGCCGCCGTCGCTCTCCGAGTGGGAGCGCGTCCTCCTCCCCATCGACCccggcgtcgtcctcctcgacATCGCCTTCGTCCCCGACGACCCTTCCCACG GTTTTCTTCTTGGGACGAGACAGACGATATTGGAAACAAAAAATGGAGGAAACACATGGTTCCCTCGCTCCATCCCGTCCGCCGAGGATGAAGATTTCAACTACAGGTTCAATTCTGTAAGCTTCATGGGCAAAGAAGGATGGATTATTGGCAAGCCTGCAATTTTGTTGCACACTTCTGATGCTGGAGACAGCTGGGAAAGAATACCCTTGAGTGCCCAGCTTCCTGGGAACATG GTTTACATAAAAGCTACAGGTGAGCAAAGTGCAGAGATGGTCACCGACGAGGGAGCAATTTATGTTACTTCCAATCGAGGGTACAACTGGAAGGCCGCTGTGCAAGAGACTGTCTCAGCCACTCTTAACAG AACAGTTTCAAGTGGAATTAGCGGAGCGAGTTACTACACTGGTACTTTCAACACAGTGAACCGGTCACCTGATGGGCGTTATGTTGCTGTCTCCAGCCGTGGGAACTTCTATCTGACCTGGGAACCTGGGCAG CCATTTTGGCAGCCACACAACAGGGCAGTGGCACGTAGAATACAGAATATGGGATGGAGAGCAGATGGTGGCCTTTGGCTTCTAGTGCGCGGTGGTGGACTCTTTCTGAGTAAAGGAAGTGGA ATAACTGAAGACTTTGAGGAAGCGTCAGTGCAAAGCCGGGGGTTTGGAATTCTTGATGTTGGCTACCGCTCAAAG GATGAAGCATGGGCCGCCGGTGGAAGTGGTGTCCTGCTAAAAACAACAAATGGCGGGAAGACCTGGGTGCGCGACAAAGCTGCTGATAACATCGCAGCCAATCTCTACTCTGTAAA GTTCCTTGGTGACAACAAAGGATACGTGCTTGGGAACGACGGCGTCTTGCTTCGATATGTTGGCTGA
- the LOC4342142 gene encoding tRNA dimethylallyltransferase 9, which translates to MQYGCRRPAVWKRSWSPAAAAATKNKVIVISGPTGAGKTRLALDLAKRLSGEIISADSVQVYRGLDVGSAKPSSSDRAAVPHHLIDILHASDDYSAGDFFHDARAATDHLLARARVPIVAGGTGLYLRWYIYGKPSVPQSSMDVTSAVWSELSRFRDTGRWEEAVDLVANAGDPKARDLSVNNWSRLRRSLEIIRSSGSPPSAFSLPYNAYNLNHHRRLSLTNQADQPTELELDYDFLCIFLACPRVELYRSIDLRCEEMLADTGGLLSEASWLLDIGLSPGMNSATCAIGYRQAMEYLLQCRHNGGSSSPQEFLEFLTKFQTASRNFSKRQMTWFRNEKIYQWVDASQPFDAIAQFICDAYHDRAARLVPDSLEMKRESCRHESRDLKTYRSENRVFRGDDDCCHVLDWITRTQRK; encoded by the coding sequence ATGCAGTATGGATGCAGGCGCCCCGCCGTGTGGAAGAGAAGTTGGTccccggctgccgccgccgccaccaagaACAAGGTCATCGTCATCTCAGGCCCCACCGGCGCCGGCAAGACCAGGCTCGCCTTGGACCTCGCCAAGAGGCTCTCCGGGGAGATCATCAGCGCCGACTCCGTCCAGGTCTACCGGGGCCTCGACGTCGGCTCCGCCAAGCCCTCCTCTTCCGACAGGGCCGCCGTGCCGCACCACCTCATCGACATCCTCCACGCCTCCGACGACTACTCCGCCGGGGACTTCTTCCACGACGCCCGCGCAGCAACCGACCACCTCCTCGCCCGAGCCCGCGTCCCCATTGTCGCCGGAGGGACTGGCCTCTACCTCCGCTGGTACATCTATGGCAAGCCCAGTGTCCCGCAGTCTTCCATGGACGTCACCTCCGCCGTCTGGTCCGAGCTCTCCCGCTTCCGGGACACCGGCCGCTGGGAAGAAGCCGTCGACCTGGTTGCCAACGCCGGCGACCCCAAAGCTCGGGACCTGTCAGTCAACAACTGGTCAAGGTTAAGGAGAAGCCTTGAGATCATCAGGTCTTCAGGCTCACCTCCCTCTGCCTTCTCCTTGCCCTACAATGCTTACAATCTCAATCACCACCGTCGTCTCAGTCTCACCAACCAAGCCGATCAACCCACGGAGCTGGAGCTGGACTACGACTTCCTCTGCATCTTCCTCGCGTGCCCACGCGTTGAGCTCTACAGATCAATCGATCTGAGGTGCGAAGAGATGCTGGCCGACACAGGTGGCCTACTCTCTGAAGCCTCCTGGCTCCTCGACATCGGCTTGAGTCCTGGCATGAACTCGGCTACCTGCGCAATCGGCTACAGGCAAGCCATGGAGTACTTGCTTCAGTGTAGGCACAACGGAGGCAGCAGCTCCCCACAAGAGTTCTTGGAGTTCCTGACCAAGTTTCAGACTGCCTCCAGGAACTTCTCAAAGAGGCAGATGACATGGTTCCGCAACGAGAAGATTTACCAGTGGGTTGATGCCTCGCAGCCTTTCGACGCCATTGCGCAGTTTATCTGTGATGCTTACCATGACCGTGCTGCAAGGCTGGTTCCTGATTCACTGGAAATGAAGAGGGAGAGTTGCAGGCACGAGAGCCGTGATCTCAAGACCTACCGTTCTGAGAACAGGGTGTTCCGTGGGGATGATGATTGTTGCCACGTTTTGGATTGGATCACAAGGACACAGAGGAAGTGA
- the LOC4342143 gene encoding uncharacterized protein: MGISHPLSDDFDASPVLSPPPPPSSCCPPAHDDHYLEHQVSRMDTLPGLAIKYGVEISDIKRANSLMTDSQMFAHKMLLIPLPGRPMPSSVRLNGSGQKMKRAWAPNNQQNRDVTDSLDSSNYNSSKQQMSLAMSTLQSYYGLTPQNGAMTDAGTEMSLYSKGSLERINSETLVTSSRLPDTHNTDRSRNSEDTSNGFSATNGASGAKINGTAKAKQDGSIRRRQKVEADQVSNTTDTQDDVFTDPIKMTKSLLPRPISSIRQNMDTSNPESSLKSNGSFLSGFRSVRKSPSTPNFADAENGISMWSSSAWTFNHESFTRPLLDGLPKPTAPRRTKAALD, translated from the exons ATGGGGATCTCCCACCCGCTGTCCGACGACTTCGACGCTTCTCCcgtgctctcgccgccgccgccgccgtcctcatgCTGCCCCCCCGCCCACGACGACCACTACCTTGAGCATCAGGTTTCCAGGATGGACACGCTCCCCGGCCTCGCCATCAAGTACGGCGTCGAG ATATCTGACATCAAGAGGGCAAACAGTTTGATGACTGACAGCCAGATGTTCGCACACAAAATGTTGCTCATACCTCTACCAGGAAGACCCATGCCATCCTCTGTAAGGCTCAATGGTTCTGGTCAGAAAATGAAGAG AGCGTGGGCTCCAAACAATCAGCAAAACAGAGATGTTACGGATTCGCTAGACTCATCCAACTACAATTCTTCTAAGCAGCAAATGTCACTCGCCATGAGCACCTTGCAGTCCTATTATGGTCTAACTCCTCAAAATGGGGCTATGACAGATGCTGGCACTGAGATGTCCTTGTACAGTAAGGGCAGTTTGGAGCGTATCAACAGTGAAACATTGGTCACTTCATCTAGATTACCAGACACACATAATACCGACAGAAGTAGGAACTCTGAAGACACGTCGAATGGCTTTTCAGCAACAAACGGTGCCAGTGGGGCCAAGATCAATGGGACAGCCAAAGCAAAGCAAGATGGTTCCATTCGTCGGCGGCAAAAAGTTGAAGCTGATCAAGTGTCTAACACCACAGATACCCAGGACGATGTTTTTACAGACCCAATTAAGATGACCAAGAGTTTGTTGCCAAGGCCAATTTCTAGTATCCGACAAAACATGGACACAAGCAACCCAGAGTCCAGCCTGAAGAGCAATGGTTCATTTCTGAGCGGATTTAGATCAGTGCGGAAGTCGCCTAGCACACCAAACTTTGCAGATGCAGAGAATGGGATCTCTATGTGGTCAAGCTCGGCATGGACTTTCAACCATGAGTCGTTCACGCGACCATTGCTTGATGGCCTTCCGAAACCCACAGCACCTAGGAGGACCAAAGCTGCTTTGGATTGA
- the LOC4342144 gene encoding serine carboxypeptidase-like 34 isoform X1, which translates to MAGRQQLVVVGMVVVMVMMQWTGGAAARHHHHHHHHKKSYEEVFDRQEADRVQRLPGQPAELGFRQFAGYVTVNETHGRALFYWFFEAASDVATKPLVLWLNGGPGCSSLGYGALEELGPLLVNNNDTLIINPESWNKEANLLFVESPAGVGFSYTNTTTDLAHFGDNLTAHDAHAFLVNWLERFPQFKGHDLYIAGESYAGHYVPQLATKILHFNKKKKEHDDDDRIINLKGIMIGNAAIDSSSDDRGLVEYAWDHAVISDEIYAAIKGNCTFPDDGNETDKCNTAWNGFFTAMGDIDIYSLYTPSCTAALNGTTTITNGTRSRFADKVLRLRRGLPYNTYNPCVDYRVIDYLNRGDVQAALHANVSGGIPYSWAPCSDALTNWTDAPPSTLPDIAALVRAGLRVWVFSGDTDDRVPVTSTRYALRKLKLKTVRPWKQWFTSDQVGGYTVLYDGLTFVTIRGAGHMVPMITPVQARQLFAHFLAGDDMPANPILAPTPP; encoded by the exons ATGGCAGGGCGGCAGcagctggtggtggtgggcatggtggtggtgatggtgatgatgcAGTGGACggggggtgcggcggcgaggcatcatcatcatcatcatcatcataagaAGTCGTACGAGGAGGTGTTCGATCGGCAGGAGGCGGACCGGGTGCAGCGTCTGCCGGGGCAGCCGGCGGAGCTTGGGTTCCGGCAGTTCGCCGGGTACGTGACGGTGAACGAGACGCacggccgcgccctcttctACTGGTTCTTCGAGGCCGCCTCCGACGTGGCCACCAAGCCCCTCGTCCTCTGGCTCAACGGAGGCCCTGGTTGCTCCTCCCTCGGCTATGGCGCCCTCGAGGAGCTCGGCCCCCTTCTCGTCAACAACAACGACACCCTCATCATCAACCCGGAATCATGGAACAAAG AGGCTAACCTGCTGTTCGTGGAGtcccccgccggcgtcggctTCTCCTACACCAACACCACCACCGATCTCGCCCATTTCGGCGACAATCTCACCG CCCATGACGCGCACGCCTTCTTGGTGAATTGGCTGGAGAGGTTCCCGCAATTCAAGGGGCACGACCTATACATCGCCGGCGAGAGCTACGCCGGCCACTACGTCCCCCAGCTCGCCACCAAGATCCTCCATTttaacaagaagaagaaggaacatgatgatgatgatcgcATCATCAACCTCAAGGGCATCATGATCGGCAACGCCGCCATCGACTCCAGCTCCGACGACCGCGGTCTCGTGGAGTACGCTTGGGACCACGCCGTCATCTCCGACGAAATCTACGCCGCCATCAAGGGCAACTGCACCTTCCCCGACGACGGCAACGAGACGGACAAGTGCAACACCGCATGGAACGGCTTCTTCACCGCCATGGGCGACATCGACATCTACAGCCTCTACACTCCGTCCTGCACCGCCGCGCTCAACGGCACAACCACCATTACTAATGGCACCCGCAGCCGCTTCGCCGATAAggtgctccgcctccgccgcggcttGCCTTACAACACGTACAACCCGTGCGTGGACTACCGCGTGATCGACTACCTGAACCGCGGCGACGTCCAGGCGGCGCTCCACGCCAACGTGTCGGGCGGCATCCCCTACAGCTGGGCGCCCTGCAGCGACGCGCTCACCAACTGGACGGACGCGCCGCCCTCCACGCTGCCGGACATCGCCGCCCTCGTCCGCGCCGGCCTCCGCGTCTGGGTCTTCAGCGGTGACACGGACGACCGCGTGCCGGTGACGTCGACGAGGTACGCGCTGCGGAAGCTCAAGCTCAAGACGGTGAGGCCGTGGAAGCAGTGGTTCACGAGCGATCAGGTGGGCGGCTACACCGTGCTCTACGACGGCCTCACCTTCGTCACCATCCGCGGCGCCGGCCACATGGTTCCCATGATCACGCCTGTGCAGGCCAGACAGCTCTTCGCCCacttcctcgccggcgacgacatgCCCGCCAACCCCATCCTCGCCCCCACTCCACCTTAA
- the LOC4342144 gene encoding serine carboxypeptidase-like 34 isoform X2, with protein MAGRQQLVVVGMVVVMVMMQWTGGAAARHHHHHHHHKKSYEEVFDRQEADRVQRLPGQPAELGFRQFAGYVTVNETHGRALFYWFFEAASDVATKPLVLWLNGGPGCSSLGYGALEELGPLLVNNNDTLIINPESWNKAHDAHAFLVNWLERFPQFKGHDLYIAGESYAGHYVPQLATKILHFNKKKKEHDDDDRIINLKGIMIGNAAIDSSSDDRGLVEYAWDHAVISDEIYAAIKGNCTFPDDGNETDKCNTAWNGFFTAMGDIDIYSLYTPSCTAALNGTTTITNGTRSRFADKVLRLRRGLPYNTYNPCVDYRVIDYLNRGDVQAALHANVSGGIPYSWAPCSDALTNWTDAPPSTLPDIAALVRAGLRVWVFSGDTDDRVPVTSTRYALRKLKLKTVRPWKQWFTSDQVGGYTVLYDGLTFVTIRGAGHMVPMITPVQARQLFAHFLAGDDMPANPILAPTPP; from the exons ATGGCAGGGCGGCAGcagctggtggtggtgggcatggtggtggtgatggtgatgatgcAGTGGACggggggtgcggcggcgaggcatcatcatcatcatcatcatcataagaAGTCGTACGAGGAGGTGTTCGATCGGCAGGAGGCGGACCGGGTGCAGCGTCTGCCGGGGCAGCCGGCGGAGCTTGGGTTCCGGCAGTTCGCCGGGTACGTGACGGTGAACGAGACGCacggccgcgccctcttctACTGGTTCTTCGAGGCCGCCTCCGACGTGGCCACCAAGCCCCTCGTCCTCTGGCTCAACGGAGGCCCTGGTTGCTCCTCCCTCGGCTATGGCGCCCTCGAGGAGCTCGGCCCCCTTCTCGTCAACAACAACGACACCCTCATCATCAACCCGGAATCATGGAACAAAG CCCATGACGCGCACGCCTTCTTGGTGAATTGGCTGGAGAGGTTCCCGCAATTCAAGGGGCACGACCTATACATCGCCGGCGAGAGCTACGCCGGCCACTACGTCCCCCAGCTCGCCACCAAGATCCTCCATTttaacaagaagaagaaggaacatgatgatgatgatcgcATCATCAACCTCAAGGGCATCATGATCGGCAACGCCGCCATCGACTCCAGCTCCGACGACCGCGGTCTCGTGGAGTACGCTTGGGACCACGCCGTCATCTCCGACGAAATCTACGCCGCCATCAAGGGCAACTGCACCTTCCCCGACGACGGCAACGAGACGGACAAGTGCAACACCGCATGGAACGGCTTCTTCACCGCCATGGGCGACATCGACATCTACAGCCTCTACACTCCGTCCTGCACCGCCGCGCTCAACGGCACAACCACCATTACTAATGGCACCCGCAGCCGCTTCGCCGATAAggtgctccgcctccgccgcggcttGCCTTACAACACGTACAACCCGTGCGTGGACTACCGCGTGATCGACTACCTGAACCGCGGCGACGTCCAGGCGGCGCTCCACGCCAACGTGTCGGGCGGCATCCCCTACAGCTGGGCGCCCTGCAGCGACGCGCTCACCAACTGGACGGACGCGCCGCCCTCCACGCTGCCGGACATCGCCGCCCTCGTCCGCGCCGGCCTCCGCGTCTGGGTCTTCAGCGGTGACACGGACGACCGCGTGCCGGTGACGTCGACGAGGTACGCGCTGCGGAAGCTCAAGCTCAAGACGGTGAGGCCGTGGAAGCAGTGGTTCACGAGCGATCAGGTGGGCGGCTACACCGTGCTCTACGACGGCCTCACCTTCGTCACCATCCGCGGCGCCGGCCACATGGTTCCCATGATCACGCCTGTGCAGGCCAGACAGCTCTTCGCCCacttcctcgccggcgacgacatgCCCGCCAACCCCATCCTCGCCCCCACTCCACCTTAA
- the LOC9272197 gene encoding uncharacterized protein → MNPKVKTLNLQIGLRSLSQLRRSHSFRPLCLACLKKQKKKKRCTRSPKGSPAAKGPAAKKQRASPEEKHPTGKKSAGRSQKRRKTQVEDDKIEVLSSSSQDNNVDDDSDEDWAE, encoded by the exons ATGAATCCCAAAGTGAAGACATTAAACCTGCAGATTGGTCTGCGCAGCCTATCTCAGCTAAGAAGGAGCCACTCGTTCAGGCCACTCTGTCTAGCATGTTTAaaaaagcagaagaaaaaaaag AGATGTACAAGAAGCCCGAAAGGATCTCCAGCAGCAAAAG GACCTGCTGCTAAGAAGCAGCGAGCAAGTCCAGAGGAAAAACATCCAACAGGGAAGAAGAGTG CTGGCAGAAGtcagaaaaggagaaaaacacaG GTAGAAGATGACAAAATTGAAGTGCTCTCAAGTTCCTCCCAG GATAACAACGTGGACGATGATAGCGATGAGGACTGGGCTGAGTGA
- the LOC4342146 gene encoding uncharacterized protein: MMASLHRPLSAMAVAAFAAVSSLELPDRLSHHKLPDTTVDAEAVVSIPASRPDVSAAPSASAMSRLHFLPRNLQTSHPAKAPPASLPVIHTVYHYAKFAKYYSEEEAVTTAMPSSSSPDVLYLWHLPDPKVCGDSHGKSQTVVVLLGWLGSRQKHLKRYADWYTSRGYHAVTFTLPMSDIVSYNVGGKAEKNVEMLSEHLADWVSEEDGKKIVFHTFSNTGWLCYGVILENLQRQDPSAMDKIKGCVVDSAPVAVPDSQVWASGFSAAIMKKHSVAAKGVKPNDARPDVLVVESNKDHPKPAVSEAILLSALEKLFDVVLNYPAINRKLSGVMELLSSKQPKCPQLYIYSSADRVIPAKSVESFVESQRRAGHEVRACDFVSSPHVDHYRSNPELYTSQLTEFMEDCVLARCQAKEEEEEVTN, translated from the exons ATGATGGCTtcgctccaccgccccctctcTGCCATGGCAGTTGCCGCCTttgccgccgtctcctcccttgAGCTGCCTGACAGGCTGTCTCACCACAAGTTGCCTGACACAACCGTGGATGCCGAAGCTGTCGTCTCGATTCCAGCCAGCAGGCCCGATGTATCAGCAGCACCTTCTGCTTCTGCCATGTCTCGCCTGCACTTCCTGCCACGCAATCTGCAGACTTCGCACCCGGCTAAGGCGCCTCCTGCATCTTTGCCTGTCATCCACACGGTTTACCACTATGCAAAGTTTGCCAAATACTACTCGGAAGAGGAGGCAGTGACGACTGCGATGCCATCCTCGTCATCGCCGGATGTTCTGTACCTCTGGCATCTGCCGGACCCTAAGGTCTGCGGTGACTCACATGGCAAGTCTCAGACAGTGGTGGTTCTGCTCGGGTGGTTGGGCTCGAGGCAGAAGCACCTCAAGAGATATGCCGATTGGTATACCTCCAGGGGTTACCATGCAGTGACCTTCACCCTCCCCATGTCTGACATTGTTAGCTACAATGTTGGAGGGAAGGCTGAGAAGAATGTAGAGATGCTCTCAGAACATCTCGCTGATTGGGTTAGCGAGGAGGATGGGAAGAAGATTGTTTTCCACACCTTCAGTAACACTGGCTGGCTTTG CTATGGGGTGATACTGGAGAATTTACAGAGGCAGGATCCTTCTGCAATGGACAAAATTAAGGGCTGCGTAGTGGACTCAGCGCCTGTTGCTGTCCCTGATTCTCAG GTTTGGGCTTCAGGCTTCTCAGCTGCTATCATGAAAAAACACAGCGTAGCGGCAAAAGGAGTGAAACCAAATGATGCAAGGCCCGATGTCCTAGTTGTGGAGTCTAACAAGGATCATCCCAAGCCAGCAGTTAGCGAGGCCATTCTACTTTCAGCGCTGGAGAAGTTGTTCGATGTTGTTTTAAACTACCCAGCCATCAATAG GAAGTTGTCGGGTGTGATGGAGCTATTGTCGTCGAAGCAGCCAAAATGCCCACAGCTGTACATATACAGCTCTGCTGACAGGGTAATCCCGGCCAAGTCGGTGGAGTCGTTCGTGGAGAGTCAACGGCGAGCCGGGCATGAGGTGAGAGCATGCGACTTTGTGTCGTCGCCTCATGTCGACCACTACCGGAGCAATCCAGAGCTGTATACCTCTCAGCTCACTGAATTCATGGAGGACTGCGTGTTGGCCCGCTGCcaggcgaaggaggaggaggaggaggtcaccAACTAA